The following nucleotide sequence is from Archocentrus centrarchus isolate MPI-CPG fArcCen1 chromosome 18, fArcCen1, whole genome shotgun sequence.
AGCCTAAGAAGTAATACCACGCTGTAAAAATGTAGAAATTAAccagtgtaaatattatttaaattaaagaaatgaggtACTATGACACTACGCAACACTTTAACCAAAGCACTGTTGTGCAACTTGAATTTATCATTTTCTGATTAGGTTTAAGTTGACTTTGTGCTTTTTAATAAGGAAAGTGCAAAACATTTTGCTAGCAGTAAAGAAACTAAAGCAACTAAAGCtgacaaataaatgtaaaaactacAACCTTTCTATGTCAATTGTAGTGgtataaatactcaagtacttTACTtcagtaattttatttatttttattaaagatcCTTAGAATCAGCTGTGTGATTTGGttacactgtgtttgtgtctgaagCATTTTTCTATGTGCACGCAGTTATAATCGGAGCTACAATTTCAATTTCTTACTTGGTGAGTGAAAGCACACCTTTGAAATAATCACTAGCCACACTTAAAGGCGCAGTTTTTAGAGGTTTTAAATATGACATGTCAAATAATTACAGCACACTTAAACCCAAACTGCTGGTAGTGCAATTAATAAAAAATCCCTGACAAAACTATTCTGCTCTAAAAATGCTCCTACAGTAATAATACtcaataaaactgattttactTTACTAGTTTATACAAGACAAGttaatgactgaaaaaaaacaataaaaacaagcaataaaACATTTAACCAGAGTCTCCACATGGAAATGCTTTACTCACTATCAGACCTCCTCCGATGAGCCCCCCCATGAGCCAGACCTCGGTGGAGATGTTTTCGGATTCCAGTTTCTTCCCATCGGGGAAGAAGAGCAGCAGGTTGGAGATCATGCAAACGAAGGCTGAAGGCAGCAGGATGAGGCCCACCAGGCGGGCGCATTTTCCTGTACAACACATGGCtgtagctgcttttttttttttttctcttacttGGCTGCTTTGTAGATCTTTTTCTGCTgttctcctcctttctctcctctcaaGAGGAAGTCAATGAAAAGTGCAGGAAACCAAAAAGGGGAGGTGAAcgagagcgagagaggagaTCACCTCTGACAGCTCACGCCGTGAAACTCAAACACAAGCGGTGACCGTTACGCcaggaaagagagagggaacaAAGGGTAGATATTGGCGTGGCTGCCACCAATCTGATGTCAGCCCCGGGGTGTCAATGAGTCTTAGATAAAGATGAAAACTGCAGAGGCAGAGGATTATCTTCCTGATgtaatgttaaatttaaaaacagagaaaaaaaaaataagtgaaacCCTGATCAAAGCAGAAAGGAGGGGTCGATCTGTGGGCACCTGTGTGTGCacgtgattgtgtgtgtttagggGGGGTGTCGTTCTGTGAAATGCCCTTTGATACCTGCTGAGGATGAGATCGGCCCATTATTgcaaataaaaatgggtttGGCCTGCAGTACATGCTAATGAGAGTTTGTCTGCTGGCGCATGAAAATGTTacacatctgggaactgagcacaaataaaaacacttgcTTCGGCGGCCATCAGTGGATACAATTAATGTTGTAGATGTTTGCTGTCATGGAATTTTGCAGTGATCTCTGTGAGACTTTATCAGCGTATGCAGTCTCACTGAGGCTGGGAGAAAAACAGCTAGATCATCTTCATCGTGTTACGAGTTTACGCAGCTCTGGTATTAGTCATCTTATATTAGGCATACTTCAAAACATGCTGAAAAGTCAGGGAGTTCATTATTTGTTTACGCCATTTAGTAAAGATTTGCAATTTTACAACCTCAGAATTATCCTTTTAATATTGTAGTACTGATTACAACCAGTTGAAATACAACATACCACTACCATGACTTTCACTGAACACAAATCATCATTGTTCACtgaatgtttttccttttattcctgctgattttgtctttttatacTATGGAAAAGGATTCATCAGCTCACTGAACACATTTATAGCGTCTGACAATTGACAGTACCATAAAAGTGCATTCCACGTCAGCTCATCCACCCACCCGCGATTGAAGGGTGGGTTGATAACAACTTTTTTCCTTGCTCCTGATGAACCTGCTTTGAGTTTGTCATACTTATAAGCTCGCTTTGGATTTGAGCTCGgcaaaacatttcagaaaagttAGCcaacttttttccttctttatttatttgcttcatTTATATTCGTTACATACGACCCTGATTCCAAAAAAAGTTGTGACAGGGCTGCATtcaccactgtgtagcatcccctcttctttaaacaacagtccataaatgtctgcgaactgaggagagcagctgctggacctcTGGGAggggaatgttgtcccattcaaAAGGATTTAGAGGAAGACTTGCTGCCACCCTGACAACATGTAGCTCAGGGAAGGACAGTGCCAAACCACATTCTGCAAGTATTACACCAACATGCTGCTAAAAGAAAATCCAGTTCAGACCTACCGCCCGCTAAAAATATCTGGCGAattacaaaatgtaaaatgtgacaAACAAGGCCTGGATTTGTTGAAACTTCTAAACGTCTCATGTATTAATCAAGAAAGCGCTGCAGAGGTGATCCAGCACAGTGATGAACATGCTGCTATCCCAGCTTTCAGGAAATGTGTGggtgccatcaaattcaaaatgagcaaatattGTTTCAGTAAAAAAAGGAGCTTTAATAATGTCTAAGTTCCTGCTAACACCAGCAGCAATATGTGCTTTAGATATTAGTGTAGAGCGGAAgactttgcttttaatttttgataaataaataaatagatgaatAGAGCGAGAAGCACTTTgagagtgcaaacctccaccaaggcagtgcgctctctgggcagtatttacgtCTAAGGAAATAGTActgcattttctgtatattcattttgttttctttgttctttagGAAGGTTGTAGTGCAGTAAAGTCCAAGTTTTTGTTATTCGCTCTGTTTAAAcccattttcagtttattttttttatttatgtagctaTAGCACATATGTAGCATTCATTAAATTGTTTAGTCAAATTTGTTtaaatgattaataaaaaaaaaatcaagtgaaaAAGTTTTCGATCacaagtttattttgttttttaaaaaatgaaatgtattgAAATGAAATGTATGTAGGAAGGGTTATAAACTGTTACTGCAATTTACATACCAAAGtcataataaaataacacaatatTTAGAATTCTCATATATCATTACCTGTATGCGTATGTGTTGTTGATACCAACAAtagcagtaagaaacatagttttaagtaGCTCTGTATGGCATTATTATCACATTATTGtcaccttcagatcaatctattgaccttgaaggcaAGGTCAAAGATCAAATgagacatattttaaatctttatatgatTCTTTCTAAATGTTAataatacacaccacacttgtaagaatcatagtctCTGAGTTCTGAGGCTTTCTGTCGTTtttggaccaataaatcattaaggtGGCCTCAAAGATTTTGGTGGATGTGAGCCAAATTTTAaaggattgttaacatgaccccacgctacaaagtttcatcagaattcattcaaagctTTTAACATGTTTACAGGCAGAATGGCATGCAAACACTACTATAAACATatcctccttggcggaggtaaaatAATATGATGTGTTTAGTACTTGCCAGCACAAACTCTATGACTGAATGTTAAACTAGCTCTTTAAAAACAGTGGGACTCTATAGCAAATGTAATTAACACAGGAATAAGGTTCATAAGACACTCACTAGTACACAATTTGTACTTTAGAAAGtgcttgtgttatttttaatgaaCAAGTGTGTCACCAGGTGCAGTGGTGTGGGTCACTGAACAGTTCTGAGTGAAAGTTTCTGGCACAGAGAGCTGAGCTGGATCCAGCTTTGGATCCAGAGATGATGATGCTTGTTCAAATCATTGCGCTGGTTTAATCCTCTCGTGGGATTTGTTTAGGAAAGttcttaataattttatttctaaGTATGcacctttttttgtgtgtaatcaGAAACACATTAGCAAAAGGTGAAACAGATGTTTGTCTGTTATTCCACGTTAATTTGGTAGGCCTAAAATTTCCTGTATTTAAATAAAGATGTGGATTACAACTGGGAAAAGCGCCACATTCAGCATGCCTGACCTCACAGTGCAGCTCTGTTCAAACATGCGGGCGTGCGGGACGGTTTTCTCGTGATGCTGAACTTTCAGTATTTGAGGGTTGTCTGTTTAAAATTTTGGAGTGGTTCTCATCCCGTTTTTCTCGCGAGAAACTTGCCAAAAGTCAGGTCCAGTCCCGGCTATAACGGTCCCGAGCTGGTCGATGACGCTGCACCGTGCGGGCCAATAATGTGAATGGTAAACAGTGCGCCTGCAGCCATCGGCAAACCTGCTGATTCAGACTCCGTTTCATTGCCATAGTCACAACTAGTTATTTCTTTGTCACGTAACAGCCGGTAAAGGTGACATAACCCAGAGGTCTCTGCCCCCTCCCCAAAAAACTGCGGGAACCAGGATTCACTGCAATGGCAGGCAAGTCCACCTTTctgagcccacacacacacacgcacacgcacacacacacacacgctcaggAGCCTCGGGATTCTCAGTTACAGGTGTTTAATCACTGCTCACagtggtttgtttttctgtcatgcGCAGACAAAGTGAAGGAGCTCGTTTCAAAGTGCCTGCAGGCTCGGGACATGGCTTACTGTCCATACAGCCGGTTCCCCGTCGGTGCGGCCGTATTGACAGAAGATGGCGCTATAATCACAGGTAACAATAGAGAGGTGCGTGTTTTGCACGCGCACCCATCGAAGCTAAATCTCATAAACAACCTCTTAGGTACCATAACTATAAGCAATGGATAAAAGTGCATTTACATAAACAGAATGCTCTGCTtaaagctatataaataaaactaaattgaacGGAATTTAATTAAAGGTgcattcagtatttttttaaggttatttaattaaaaaattgtaCTCACAAATATAGTTGATTACTGGGTAATTACGTATTTTAACAAACTGATACATTCTCATAAGCTTATAATTAATCTATTGTAAACACATAGGAGTGGGTGCCAGTTTGTGGAAACTGCCATGTTCCCCCACCATATTTCAATACAGTGGCCAGGAAGGACATCTCCCTTCTGACTAATTGTGTTTTGCATATGTGACCTGAGACCAGCCAAATACGAAGAACACCAAAGGCGAGGAGAAGTAAACTGGTAGGCTTTCATGTGCTGTGGTGGGGACATTTAAATTTGCATCTGTACCTTCAGACTCGGGATATGAAGGATCATACCTttgttttatcatctgagaagGGATCCACTTTccccaaagaaacaaaaacaccaaggaAAAAGACAACCACCAGCGTCTTAATAAAacctcatcttcttcctcctcacctcgaGCCTCGTCTCCCAAACTAAAGTCAGGGCTCTAAACACAcgaaaacatgcacaaacaaaaacatgcttaTATATTCCCGATATTGTCACCATTACTCACTgccagcagattagacatgctCAACAGacagctaaacaacaacagcagctggttcTAAGCTAAAATTATGCCAACTAATGTTAGGCTTGAGCGTCCTAAAAGTCGCACtctccctctgataaacagtttaattatattctcacatcatatgacAGTTTATTCACTGAGCATTCACGTCCAACAATGTTAGAGCCACTTAAAAGACAGTTTCACTAATATCAGCTAACAGTGGCAAAAATAGCAGCGCTTATGGATGGAAAaattcaggatatcctcaacggCTCACCACAGTATGGCTGTCATTGGTCAGAAGTGAGCTTGACTGACTCTTGTTGAAGTTTACAGCCTCTTCCAGAGTAAACAGAGTGGATGCTTCTCACCCAGCACTTACAGCTGAGATAAACAACGGCTGACAGGGGAAAAACTCCGGTCCAGTCACTTTGTTGTCTGACTACTCACAACCGATAAATGATGGCCAGAGTTTTTGAAGCGACTCAAGGGGCGAAACataaaataccacaaaatatttaatcagccatatttgttttgctttttattccAGATTTTTGCTAAGTGTTGATAATATTcaaatatgtcaaaatatagtgtgtacacaatattatttttaacacaaacagTAGAAACCCCCCCGGCCTGCTGTGCCAGAATGGGGTACAGTCTGAATTTAGTGTTTTTGCTCTCTTGTTgctgactaaaacatgtttgtcctatAGCAGCCACTGTAGCCAGGAtaatgcacttgaattgggaggaggggggggagaAGTCAGCTGACCattgcaatctactgacatccaGAGATgaatattttacacactgtaactttaagtGCAGTTAAAGGTCATTTCCATTTATTCTTCCTTAAGTGTAATTGCATTTCAGGGGGCAGTAGAAGTTTTTTATGTAGTTGTTACTCTATCTGCACCACAGCACCAAAAGCAGCTATAATGCTTATAGGCATTTAACATGTGAATGCATTAGCATTTATAATCCAACAACTAAAACAGGAGGCAGCATTCTGCTCAAGTACCTTTCAAATATACCACTCACTAAACAGCATTATTCTCTGGTGTGCAGTCtctctatttatttttataatttccAAATTTCTGCAACTAGTCTTCTCATATGAGACTTTGAATTTATCTGTACACATCACAGTatttatgtatgtgtatattttacTATAATAAAGGTTATCTTGTGTTTGTAATGCAGGACTTTGTAGCTCCTTATAATGCCAGTGAGTTAATGTGCTGCTGCAGTAAAAGTTTAATTTCATGGAACAAACCAATAAAACctcatcttatcttatctaatctGATCCTCTTTTATCTCATCACATTCAGCCACATGCATATGCAATAATACTATAATTATATccagtaaataaaactgacaggCAGATATggtgcatatttttttaaaatatctttgaTACTTTggacaaactttatttatataacaattTTCAAATCACAGATTTCAAAGACTTACCAAGAGAAGGCAGCAAAACAATGAGActcaaatatgaaataaaattacTTCTAAACAGCTAGAGAAAGCAAGTATGATTTTACAGTGCCTCACAGAAGATCTGAACACTTCTTCCATCGCTGTAAAAGAGCCCAGGGTCAAAGTATTGCTGGATTTCCAGGCTGCAACGTGGAGAATGCCTCTTACGGCCTGACGGCGTGCGCCGAGCGGACGGCCATCCAGAGAGCTGTAGTGGAGGGCCACAGACGGTTCAGTGCCATCGCCGTGACATGGTAAAGACACTCGGTGTAATTAAGCATAGAGCAATATATTCTTATGCCctcatcctctcctctcctctgcgcAGCGATGTCAAAGATCACTTCGTCGGGCCG
It contains:
- the LOC115797413 gene encoding cytidine deaminase, with the protein product MADKVKELVSKCLQARDMAYCPYSRFPVGAAVLTEDGAIITGCNVENASYGLTACAERTAIQRAVVEGHRRFSAIAVTCDVKDHFVGPCGACRQVLMEFGSDWTVYLTKPDGSYKETSLSELLPLAFSPAHLTKN